Proteins encoded within one genomic window of Bacillus sp. F19:
- a CDS encoding YusU family protein — MQENLKEPLNGLIEKYTELLLGEATPELQEKVKSWVIYSHIAKSMPPLAKHWNETYPAEKEKVKQLISEIKQLNEQHRAKSQTNNNES; from the coding sequence TTGCAGGAAAATCTTAAAGAACCGCTGAATGGCCTGATTGAAAAATACACTGAATTGCTTCTTGGAGAGGCGACGCCTGAACTTCAGGAAAAAGTGAAAAGCTGGGTGATTTATTCACATATTGCCAAGTCCATGCCGCCGCTTGCGAAGCATTGGAATGAAACGTATCCGGCAGAGAAAGAAAAGGTCAAACAGCTTATTTCTGAAATTAAGCAGCTGAATGAACAGCATCGAGCAAAATCACAGACAAATAATAATGAATCATAA
- a CDS encoding iron ABC transporter permease, whose translation MKSYQSFRIGKGFISFLIDKKALTVFCVLLLVTAFTFLFSTGMGDLRIGPIQVLKTLAGYGTEMDELVIQSFRLPRILIALMVGISLAVAGGILQGIIRNPLASPDIIGITGGASVAVVMFLAIFSDKNNNLTVPIQWMPVAAFIGATVIALLVYILSWRGGSSSIRLVLVGIGLSMLAQSLTTLLMIKGPIYRAAQANIWITGTVYSATWDQVKIMVPITIVLVIISFISVRNVNIQELGDELATGVGSAVQLNRFILLLIATALTGSAVAFAGGIGFVGLIAPHIARRLVGSSFGALLPVSALLGAVLVMVADLIGRTLFAPLEIPAGVFTAAIGAPYFIYLLYRSRNN comes from the coding sequence ATGAAAAGCTATCAATCTTTTAGAATAGGAAAAGGATTTATTTCTTTCCTTATTGATAAAAAAGCCTTAACGGTCTTCTGTGTTTTGCTCCTTGTCACTGCGTTTACCTTTCTTTTCAGTACAGGTATGGGTGATTTGAGAATCGGCCCGATTCAGGTGCTTAAAACACTGGCTGGATACGGGACAGAGATGGATGAACTTGTCATTCAGTCCTTCCGTTTGCCGAGAATCCTGATTGCTCTAATGGTCGGAATATCACTTGCTGTTGCAGGCGGCATTCTTCAGGGGATTATCCGCAATCCGCTTGCATCTCCCGATATCATCGGTATTACCGGCGGAGCCTCCGTCGCTGTTGTGATGTTTTTAGCCATATTCAGTGATAAAAATAATAATTTGACTGTTCCGATTCAGTGGATGCCTGTTGCAGCTTTCATAGGAGCGACAGTCATTGCCTTATTAGTTTATATTTTGTCATGGAGGGGCGGTTCTTCTTCTATAAGACTCGTTTTGGTCGGAATTGGACTTTCTATGCTTGCCCAGTCTCTTACAACTTTATTAATGATAAAAGGGCCGATCTACCGCGCGGCACAGGCAAATATTTGGATTACAGGAACTGTCTATTCCGCAACTTGGGATCAAGTAAAGATTATGGTGCCTATTACAATCGTATTAGTTATCATCAGCTTTATTTCTGTTAGAAACGTGAACATTCAGGAATTAGGGGATGAGCTTGCAACTGGTGTAGGAAGCGCCGTACAGCTCAATCGATTTATTCTGCTGCTGATTGCAACTGCATTAACAGGAAGTGCTGTTGCATTTGCGGGCGGAATCGGGTTTGTAGGTCTCATTGCCCCGCATATCGCCAGAAGACTCGTAGGGTCATCTTTCGGTGCTTTGCTTCCTGTATCGGCATTGCTCGGAGCGGTGCTCGTTATGGTTGCAGATTTGATTGGAAGAACCCTTTTTGCTCCGCTTGAAATTCCTGCAGGTGTTTTCACTGCAGCGATCGGGGCACCTTATTTCATCTACCTGCTTTATAGAAGCAGAAATAACTAG
- a CDS encoding enoyl-CoA hydratase/isomerase family protein, producing MVQRIKKAAVLGSGVMGSGIAAHLANIGIPVLLLDIVPRSLTDNEEKKGLSLEDRSVRNRISNESIQKLLKQKPAPLTAKENLSLIEAGNFEDDMYRLSEADWIIEVVVENLDIKKKVFTLVDQYRKQGSIVSSNTSGISVEAMSEGRSEDFQKHFLGTHFFNPPRYLKLLEVIPTKAASSEVLSFIKTFGEDVLGKGVVEAKDTPNFIANRIGTYGLLVTVQEMLKGNYSIGEVDSVTGPLIGRPKSATFRTLDVVGLDTFAHVAQNVYDQVEGKEKAVFEIPEFMKKMLENGWLGSKSGQGFFKKEGKEILELNPDTLEYGERKKLNSQSIEIAKQAKGAAAKMKALIYSVDKAGQLLWNITSPTLLYSAQLSGEIADDIVAIDEAMKWGFGWQYGPFETWDAIGLSKSVEKMEAEGQSIPAWIKDMLERGFTSFYKKEDGISYFYHEGDYRRIQQNEKVLDLKDIKEKKGVIKKNSGASLIDLGDDVALLEFHSPNNAIGMDIIQMINFAIDEVSRNYKGLVIGNQGKNFCVGANLAMILMEAQDDNYFEVDMVVRHFQQAMMKIKYSPKPVVAAPFGMTLGGGAEICLPAAHIQASSETYMGLVEAGVGLIPGGGGNKELYIKLLNSIPKGVDFDLQNVANKVFETIATAKVSASAAEARNNFFLNESDSVSFNGDHLLHDAKQKAIELFDKGYKAPIRKKVPVVGETGYAALLLGAQSMLQSGYISEHDLKIAKKLAYVIAGGKVPFGTEVDEQYLLDLEREAFLSLVQEGKSQQRMQHMLVKGKPLRN from the coding sequence ATGGTTCAGCGAATTAAAAAAGCTGCAGTTTTAGGATCTGGTGTTATGGGTTCAGGAATTGCTGCACACTTGGCAAATATCGGAATCCCTGTTTTATTGCTTGATATCGTCCCGCGTTCACTTACGGACAACGAAGAGAAGAAAGGGCTGTCTTTAGAAGATCGATCTGTCAGAAACCGAATCTCTAATGAATCTATCCAAAAGTTATTAAAACAAAAGCCGGCTCCGCTGACTGCTAAGGAAAATCTTTCATTGATCGAAGCGGGTAACTTCGAAGATGACATGTACAGATTGTCTGAAGCTGATTGGATTATTGAAGTAGTCGTTGAGAATTTAGACATAAAGAAAAAAGTCTTTACATTAGTAGATCAATATAGAAAACAAGGCAGTATTGTAAGCTCTAATACATCAGGAATCTCAGTTGAGGCGATGTCAGAGGGAAGATCTGAGGATTTTCAGAAGCATTTCCTTGGAACACATTTCTTTAATCCGCCCCGTTATTTAAAATTGCTCGAAGTCATTCCAACAAAAGCAGCATCATCTGAGGTTTTATCTTTCATTAAAACGTTCGGGGAAGATGTGCTTGGCAAAGGCGTCGTTGAAGCGAAAGACACTCCAAACTTTATCGCAAACCGAATCGGAACATACGGTCTGCTTGTCACTGTTCAGGAAATGCTGAAAGGAAACTACAGTATAGGCGAAGTGGATTCTGTCACAGGACCGTTAATCGGCCGCCCGAAAAGCGCCACCTTCAGAACTCTGGATGTTGTAGGACTCGACACATTTGCACATGTAGCGCAAAATGTTTATGACCAGGTTGAAGGAAAAGAGAAAGCTGTTTTTGAAATTCCTGAATTTATGAAGAAAATGCTTGAAAATGGCTGGCTTGGAAGCAAATCGGGCCAGGGCTTCTTCAAAAAAGAAGGAAAAGAAATTCTTGAGCTGAATCCTGACACACTCGAATACGGAGAAAGAAAAAAATTAAACTCCCAAAGCATAGAGATTGCAAAACAGGCAAAAGGTGCAGCAGCCAAAATGAAAGCGCTTATCTATTCTGTGGACAAAGCTGGCCAATTACTATGGAATATTACAAGTCCGACACTCCTTTACTCGGCACAATTATCAGGAGAGATCGCAGATGACATCGTTGCGATTGATGAAGCAATGAAATGGGGCTTTGGCTGGCAATATGGTCCATTTGAGACATGGGATGCCATTGGGCTCTCAAAGTCGGTTGAAAAAATGGAGGCAGAAGGCCAGAGTATTCCGGCTTGGATTAAAGACATGCTTGAGCGTGGATTTACTTCATTTTATAAAAAAGAAGATGGCATCTCTTATTTTTATCATGAAGGTGATTACAGACGCATCCAGCAAAACGAAAAAGTCCTTGATTTAAAAGATATAAAAGAGAAAAAAGGGGTCATTAAAAAGAACAGCGGTGCAAGTTTAATTGATCTTGGAGATGATGTTGCCCTTCTTGAGTTCCATTCCCCAAATAATGCGATTGGCATGGATATCATTCAAATGATCAATTTCGCAATCGATGAAGTCAGCAGAAATTACAAAGGGCTTGTCATCGGAAATCAGGGCAAGAACTTCTGTGTTGGAGCAAATCTTGCGATGATTTTAATGGAAGCACAGGATGACAACTATTTTGAAGTTGACATGGTTGTCCGCCACTTCCAGCAGGCGATGATGAAGATTAAATATAGTCCAAAGCCAGTTGTAGCAGCACCGTTTGGCATGACGCTCGGAGGAGGAGCTGAAATCTGTCTGCCTGCTGCGCATATACAGGCTTCAAGTGAAACATATATGGGATTAGTGGAAGCAGGCGTTGGCTTAATCCCGGGCGGTGGCGGAAACAAAGAGCTTTACATTAAACTGCTTAACAGTATTCCTAAAGGCGTAGACTTTGATCTTCAGAATGTCGCAAATAAAGTCTTTGAGACAATTGCTACTGCAAAGGTTTCAGCCTCTGCTGCTGAAGCGAGAAACAATTTTTTCTTAAATGAAAGCGATTCTGTGAGCTTTAATGGAGATCATCTCCTGCATGATGCAAAGCAAAAAGCAATTGAGCTGTTTGATAAAGGATATAAAGCACCTATCCGCAAAAAGGTTCCGGTTGTAGGTGAAACAGGATATGCAGCACTGCTGCTAGGTGCACAATCCATGCTTCAATCAGGATATATTTCAGAGCACGATTTAAAAATCGCAAAAAAACTTGCTTATGTCATTGCTGGCGGCAAGGTTCCATTTGGCACCGAAGTGGATGAACAGTACCTGTTGGATTTAGAAAGAGAAGCTTTTCTGAGCTTGGTTCAAGAGGGCAAGTCACAGCAAAGAATGCAGCACATGCTTGTTAAAGGGAAACCACTACGTAATTAG
- a CDS encoding (2Fe-2S)-binding protein: MNHFSKEEIEHLSRFRLSLDRSESALSIEAANLLEPDFLSSYLIKIQPRIHSDRLNVTGSMLVKRYAFLAAMALFSMTVFGKKMNTDPLNLTLETDDKDPLWLPSFYFHSLECVSAGESRDAWRDEILRDLFRNHLSKIVTIVSEKARISKLILWENIVLYVVWMYNTLLANIPEYVTIEQIQADYMYVVKEADGELFGEGMKNPFLPFYREQGQVTRQTCCLYYLTSEKKDRCSTCPKHCLT; encoded by the coding sequence ATGAACCATTTTTCAAAAGAAGAGATCGAGCATTTATCGAGATTCAGGCTGAGTTTAGATCGAAGTGAATCAGCCTTATCGATAGAAGCGGCAAACTTGCTGGAACCTGATTTTCTTTCAAGTTACTTAATTAAGATCCAGCCAAGAATTCATTCAGACAGATTGAATGTTACAGGATCTATGCTTGTTAAACGTTACGCCTTTCTTGCAGCTATGGCCCTTTTTTCCATGACTGTTTTTGGGAAAAAGATGAATACTGACCCTTTAAATTTAACACTTGAGACAGATGATAAGGATCCTTTATGGCTCCCTTCTTTTTACTTTCATTCGTTGGAGTGTGTTTCTGCTGGAGAAAGCAGAGATGCGTGGAGAGACGAAATTCTGAGAGATTTATTTCGGAATCACTTAAGTAAAATTGTGACCATCGTGTCAGAGAAAGCTAGAATTTCTAAACTGATCCTTTGGGAGAATATCGTCCTTTACGTTGTATGGATGTATAACACGCTGCTTGCAAACATACCTGAGTATGTTACGATAGAGCAAATACAGGCGGATTATATGTATGTAGTGAAAGAAGCAGACGGAGAACTTTTCGGAGAAGGAATGAAAAACCCTTTCCTGCCTTTCTATAGAGAACAAGGGCAAGTAACAAGACAAACATGCTGTCTTTACTATCTGACTTCTGAGAAAAAAGATCGCTGCAGTACTTGTCCGAAGCATTGTTTAACATAA
- a CDS encoding spore coat protein codes for MNNNQNQNKIGNPETQVPKTPQMNDRDFINELLATEKYMTDSYCTALNEMSHDSLYQDIQGIFNETQNCQRELYNVMYKNGWYKLEAADSQKLQQSYQQFADYLQQQSPYLQ; via the coding sequence ATGAATAATAATCAGAACCAGAATAAAATCGGCAACCCTGAAACACAGGTACCTAAAACCCCTCAAATGAATGACCGTGACTTTATTAATGAATTGCTGGCTACTGAAAAATATATGACAGATTCTTATTGCACAGCCCTAAATGAGATGAGCCATGATTCTCTTTATCAGGATATTCAGGGAATCTTCAACGAAACTCAAAATTGCCAAAGAGAATTATATAATGTAATGTACAAAAACGGCTGGTACAAGCTTGAAGCAGCGGACAGCCAAAAGCTTCAGCAATCTTATCAGCAGTTTGCTGATTATCTGCAGCAGCAATCACCTTATCTTCAATAA
- a CDS encoding ABC transporter ATP-binding protein — MTAIKTKALTLSYGETTIINELDLEIPKGEITVFIGSNGCGKSTLLRSIARLLKPDKGAVLLEGEAIAKLPTKEVAKKLAILPQGPAAPEGLTVLQLVKQGRYPYQNWLKQWTEKDEKAVMSALDATGMLEFAERPVDSLSGGQRQRAWIAMTLAQDTDIILLDEPTTYLDMTHQIEILDLLFELNEKEQRTIVMVLHDLNLACRYAHHIVAIKDKQIYAEGRPEHVINCNLVKDVFQMNCEVTMDPLFGTPLCIPHGRGRCIIKEAAI, encoded by the coding sequence ATGACAGCTATTAAAACAAAGGCGCTCACATTGTCATATGGAGAAACAACCATTATTAATGAACTCGATTTAGAGATTCCAAAAGGCGAAATCACTGTATTCATAGGCAGCAATGGCTGCGGAAAATCAACGCTTCTGCGTTCAATTGCACGGCTTTTAAAGCCTGATAAAGGCGCAGTTCTCTTAGAAGGAGAAGCCATTGCGAAGCTTCCCACAAAGGAAGTGGCAAAGAAACTCGCCATTTTGCCTCAAGGTCCTGCTGCACCGGAAGGTCTGACGGTTCTTCAGCTCGTCAAACAAGGCCGTTATCCTTATCAAAATTGGCTCAAACAATGGACGGAAAAAGATGAGAAGGCAGTTATGAGCGCATTAGATGCTACAGGAATGCTGGAATTTGCTGAAAGACCGGTTGATTCCTTGTCAGGCGGACAGCGTCAGCGTGCCTGGATTGCCATGACTCTAGCTCAGGATACGGATATTATTTTACTTGATGAACCAACGACTTATTTAGATATGACTCATCAAATCGAAATTCTGGATCTGTTATTTGAGCTGAATGAAAAAGAACAGCGTACGATTGTTATGGTTCTTCATGACCTTAATTTAGCCTGCCGGTATGCTCACCATATTGTCGCTATAAAGGATAAGCAAATCTATGCAGAAGGCAGACCGGAACATGTGATTAATTGCAATCTGGTGAAGGATGTTTTTCAAATGAACTGCGAAGTTACAATGGATCCGCTATTTGGAACACCTCTGTGCATTCCGCATGGAAGAGGCCGGTGCATTATTAAAGAGGCGGCTATTTAA
- a CDS encoding acetyl-CoA C-acetyltransferase, which translates to MREAVIVAGARTPVGRAKKGSLATVRPDDLGALVVKETLKRAGGYEGNIDDLIIGCAMPEAEQGLNLARNIGALAGLPYTVPAITVNRYCSSGLQSIAYAAEKIMLGHSDTAIAGGAESMSMVPMMGHVVRPNANLAENAPEYYMGMGHTAEQVARKYGVSREDQDAFAVRSHERAARAIQEGKFDDEIIAVDVKQRSVGSDNKLHEKHFQFSKDEGVRPGTSMQILANLRPAFSVKGSVTAGNSSQTSDGAAAVMVMDREKADALGLQSLVKFRSFAVGGVPPEVMGIGPIEAIPRALKQAGLSLSDIGLFELNEAFASQSIQVIRELGLDEDKVNVNGGAIALGHPLGCTGAKLTLSLIHEMKRRNEQFGVVTMCIGGGMGAAGVFELV; encoded by the coding sequence ATGAGAGAAGCGGTCATTGTAGCAGGTGCGAGAACACCTGTAGGAAGAGCGAAAAAAGGATCACTTGCAACTGTAAGACCAGACGATTTAGGAGCTCTAGTTGTAAAAGAAACGCTGAAGCGTGCCGGGGGCTATGAAGGAAATATAGACGATTTGATTATCGGGTGTGCAATGCCTGAAGCAGAACAGGGATTAAATTTAGCGCGAAACATCGGGGCACTGGCCGGACTGCCTTACACAGTTCCCGCCATTACCGTTAACCGCTACTGCTCATCAGGATTGCAGAGTATTGCCTATGCAGCAGAAAAAATTATGCTTGGACATTCAGATACAGCGATTGCAGGCGGAGCAGAATCAATGAGCATGGTTCCGATGATGGGGCATGTTGTCCGTCCAAATGCAAATCTGGCTGAGAACGCTCCTGAATATTACATGGGAATGGGGCATACAGCTGAGCAGGTGGCAAGAAAATACGGCGTTAGCCGTGAAGATCAGGATGCATTTGCCGTACGCAGTCATGAGCGCGCTGCAAGAGCCATCCAAGAAGGCAAATTTGATGATGAAATTATTGCAGTAGATGTCAAACAAAGAAGCGTTGGAAGCGACAATAAGCTTCATGAAAAACATTTCCAATTCTCGAAAGATGAAGGTGTACGTCCTGGAACAAGCATGCAGATTCTTGCGAATTTAAGACCTGCATTTTCCGTTAAGGGATCTGTAACAGCGGGCAACTCTTCACAAACAAGTGACGGGGCTGCGGCAGTTATGGTGATGGACCGTGAAAAAGCAGATGCACTAGGTCTGCAATCCCTTGTAAAATTCAGGTCCTTCGCTGTGGGAGGAGTTCCGCCTGAGGTAATGGGGATTGGCCCGATTGAAGCGATTCCCCGTGCTTTAAAACAAGCTGGACTGAGCTTATCTGACATCGGACTTTTTGAACTGAATGAAGCATTTGCCTCTCAATCGATCCAGGTGATTAGAGAGCTTGGATTAGATGAAGATAAAGTGAATGTTAACGGCGGTGCAATTGCACTCGGGCATCCGCTTGGCTGTACGGGAGCAAAGCTGACCCTGTCCCTTATTCATGAAATGAAGCGGCGCAATGAACAATTTGGAGTTGTTACAATGTGCATCGGCGGCGGAATGGGCGCTGCAGGAGTGTTCGAACTAGTTTAA
- a CDS encoding gamma-glutamyl-gamma-aminobutyrate hydrolase family protein translates to MDDTKPVIGISSSVVDHGDIPSVHVHQKYISSVIQAGGIPVVIPLVNDEMAKVIVSKCDGFILSGGEDVDPHSYGEDPDPKLRKTNGTRDEMEIAVVKYAKENKKPVFGICRGIAMLNAALRGTVTQDIESNYENPIKHYQTADRPNPTHEITIEKGSKLQNIFGTETVRVNSMHHQAVGKLADGLVATAKATDGIIEGIEGTDNEWYVLAVQWHPEEMAAQDEAMHNLFKTFVGKCKKK, encoded by the coding sequence ATGGACGATACAAAACCAGTTATCGGCATATCAAGCTCAGTAGTAGATCACGGAGATATACCGAGCGTGCATGTGCATCAAAAATATATCAGTTCTGTCATTCAGGCGGGGGGCATTCCGGTCGTTATACCTCTTGTAAATGATGAAATGGCAAAGGTTATTGTGTCAAAATGTGATGGCTTCATCTTAAGCGGCGGGGAGGATGTGGACCCTCATTCTTACGGTGAGGACCCGGACCCGAAACTTAGAAAAACAAATGGCACGCGTGATGAAATGGAAATAGCCGTCGTGAAATATGCGAAAGAAAATAAAAAGCCCGTTTTTGGAATCTGCAGGGGCATAGCTATGCTTAACGCAGCTCTTAGAGGAACGGTCACCCAGGATATCGAAAGCAATTACGAGAATCCGATTAAGCATTATCAAACAGCTGACCGCCCAAATCCAACTCATGAAATCACGATTGAGAAAGGCAGCAAACTGCAGAACATTTTTGGAACAGAAACAGTCCGTGTGAACAGTATGCATCATCAGGCAGTCGGAAAGCTTGCAGATGGACTAGTGGCAACAGCCAAGGCAACTGATGGGATTATAGAAGGAATTGAAGGAACCGATAATGAGTGGTATGTGCTTGCTGTTCAATGGCATCCTGAGGAAATGGCTGCCCAGGATGAGGCGATGCATAATCTGTTTAAAACATTTGTAGGTAAATGCAAAAAAAAATGA
- a CDS encoding GNAT family N-acetyltransferase — protein MCQSIAMIRPIETKDLIHLWKIKYKDEHPEWKNWDAPYFEHKNLTLTDFLSQKDSIVNQEDYWAIAAGEKIIGTVSYYWEHEPSLWLEMGIGIYDPSYWNDGHGTKAFRLWIDHLFETLPIVRVGYTTWSGNIRMIKVGEKLGMTVEGRMRKCRVVNGEYYDSIRIGLLREEWEERFAKR, from the coding sequence ATGTGTCAGTCAATAGCAATGATCCGTCCAATTGAAACGAAGGATCTTATTCATTTATGGAAGATCAAGTATAAAGACGAGCATCCTGAGTGGAAGAATTGGGATGCACCTTATTTTGAACATAAGAATCTTACTCTGACAGACTTCCTTTCACAGAAAGACAGTATCGTAAATCAAGAAGATTATTGGGCGATCGCTGCAGGTGAAAAAATCATCGGGACAGTAAGCTATTATTGGGAGCATGAGCCTTCACTATGGCTTGAAATGGGGATAGGCATTTATGATCCTTCTTATTGGAACGATGGACATGGAACGAAAGCCTTCCGCTTATGGATAGATCACCTATTTGAGACATTGCCCATTGTAAGAGTCGGCTACACCACATGGTCTGGAAATATAAGAATGATCAAAGTGGGAGAAAAGCTTGGCATGACAGTAGAGGGACGCATGAGAAAATGCAGAGTGGTAAATGGAGAATACTACGATTCCATCAGAATCGGTTTATTGCGGGAAGAGTGGGAAGAACGATTTGCAAAAAGATAA
- a CDS encoding YuzL family protein, which translates to MARLKKEPSKAGVSASSVKGSSGPTNEMDGGGKRSSTNQQYKKKNMGHE; encoded by the coding sequence ATGGCAAGATTAAAGAAAGAACCATCTAAAGCAGGAGTAAGTGCATCCAGCGTAAAAGGCAGCTCTGGTCCAACAAATGAAATGGACGGCGGGGGCAAACGCTCGAGTACAAATCAGCAATATAAAAAGAAAAACATGGGACATGAATAA
- a CDS encoding iron ABC transporter permease — translation MLLKTNLMKIAGLITSFILLLVSICASVVLGYTQTSWETAINALTNFNGSNEHLIIQTVRLPRAATAVVVGASLAVAGALMQALTKNPLASPGVFGINAGAGFFVVIAVSMFGVSSLQAFTWISFLGAAAAAFTVYFAGSFGREGLTPMKLTLAGAAMAALFSSLTQGFLVSNEAALDQVLFWLAGSVQGRKLELLYSVLPYIGIAFVICVFLASKINLLMMGEDVAKGLGQKTGTVKLMTAAVIILLAGGAVAIAGPVGFVGIVIPHIARYFVGNDHRWILPYCAVLGGVLLVTADIGARFVAMPEEVPVGVMTALVGTPFFIYIARRGFQK, via the coding sequence ATGTTATTAAAGACTAATTTAATGAAAATAGCTGGACTTATCACTAGTTTTATTTTGCTTTTAGTGAGTATTTGTGCAAGTGTCGTGCTTGGCTATACACAAACCTCGTGGGAAACAGCCATTAATGCGCTTACAAATTTCAATGGTTCTAACGAACATTTAATTATTCAAACAGTAAGGCTTCCGAGAGCAGCAACAGCTGTTGTTGTTGGAGCTAGCCTTGCTGTTGCAGGGGCACTGATGCAGGCTCTTACTAAAAATCCGCTGGCGTCTCCGGGCGTATTCGGGATTAATGCAGGAGCGGGATTCTTTGTTGTGATTGCCGTATCTATGTTTGGCGTCAGCTCTTTGCAGGCCTTCACTTGGATTTCCTTTTTAGGAGCGGCAGCAGCTGCTTTCACTGTTTATTTTGCAGGTTCTTTTGGGAGAGAAGGATTAACACCAATGAAGCTTACATTGGCCGGAGCAGCGATGGCTGCTTTGTTTTCCTCGCTGACTCAAGGATTTCTTGTGAGTAACGAAGCTGCATTGGATCAAGTATTATTTTGGCTTGCCGGCTCTGTTCAGGGAAGGAAGCTTGAGCTTCTCTATAGTGTTCTTCCTTATATTGGAATCGCTTTTGTTATCTGTGTCTTTCTTGCATCCAAGATCAACCTGCTGATGATGGGTGAAGATGTCGCAAAAGGGCTCGGCCAGAAAACAGGCACCGTCAAATTAATGACGGCTGCTGTTATTATTCTGCTTGCAGGAGGAGCAGTTGCGATTGCAGGTCCTGTTGGATTTGTAGGGATTGTCATTCCGCATATTGCCCGTTACTTTGTCGGGAATGATCACCGCTGGATTCTTCCTTATTGTGCAGTACTCGGAGGAGTGCTTTTAGTGACGGCTGACATTGGGGCCAGGTTCGTCGCGATGCCTGAAGAAGTGCCGGTAGGAGTGATGACGGCTCTTGTCGGAACACCATTTTTCATCTACATCGCACGCAGGGGGTTCCAGAAATAA
- a CDS encoding proline dehydrogenase has protein sequence MEQLLRSFFLFLSKNKVLTKAAKRYGLRFGAARFVAGETIELAAAAIKELNKKGLDVTIDYLGEFIDNEAEANEMADHSIKAIEAIGREDLQSQLSLKMTSMGLDISDEVVLRNMRRILEAAKINNVFVTIDMEDYSRCGKTIEIFKSLKKEYDNVGTVIQAYLYRTVKDLDDLNQFHPNLRLVKGAYKESPRVAFPEKKDVDENFKKIIKMHLVNGNYTAVATHDDAIIEFTKRFVKENNIPNGQFEFQMLYGIRPERQLELVKEGYKMRVYVPYGIDWYGYFMRRLAERPANVAFVLRGMVKK, from the coding sequence ATGGAGCAATTACTTCGAAGCTTTTTTTTGTTTTTATCAAAAAATAAAGTACTGACCAAAGCAGCTAAAAGGTATGGACTGAGATTTGGAGCGGCTCGCTTTGTTGCAGGAGAAACAATTGAACTGGCAGCGGCTGCAATTAAAGAGCTAAATAAGAAGGGTTTAGATGTTACGATTGATTATTTGGGAGAATTCATCGATAACGAAGCAGAGGCTAATGAAATGGCTGATCATTCAATAAAAGCAATTGAAGCAATAGGCAGGGAAGATCTGCAGTCACAGCTATCCTTAAAGATGACTTCTATGGGTCTTGATATCTCAGATGAGGTTGTCCTTCGGAATATGCGGAGGATTCTTGAAGCCGCAAAGATAAACAATGTTTTTGTGACCATTGATATGGAAGACTATTCGCGCTGCGGGAAAACAATAGAAATCTTTAAAAGCCTGAAAAAAGAGTATGATAACGTTGGAACGGTTATTCAGGCTTACCTATATAGAACGGTCAAAGATCTCGATGATCTGAATCAGTTTCATCCCAATTTACGGCTTGTTAAGGGAGCTTATAAAGAATCTCCGCGTGTAGCTTTTCCTGAAAAGAAAGATGTGGACGAAAACTTTAAGAAAATAATCAAAATGCATTTAGTAAATGGAAATTATACAGCAGTCGCAACCCATGACGATGCAATAATCGAATTTACAAAACGGTTTGTAAAAGAAAACAACATCCCAAATGGCCAATTTGAATTTCAAATGCTGTATGGCATCAGGCCGGAACGCCAGCTCGAACTAGTGAAAGAAGGATATAAAATGCGGGTGTATGTCCCATACGGAATAGACTGGTACGGTTACTTTATGCGCCGTCTTGCAGAAAGGCCGGCAAACGTGGCATTCGTTTTAAGGGGTATGGTTAAAAAATAA